Genomic window (Phragmites australis chromosome 21, lpPhrAust1.1, whole genome shotgun sequence):
TAGCGCACGACAGGGGGACGCGGGGACATTGCTGCTACTGCAACAACAACAGGGGCTCACCGCCGGCAAGGTCTCCGGTACCGGCGGCCTGTGGGAGCCCACCTCGGTGCTCGACCACCGGCACAGCCCCAGCCCGAGCCCGCCCACCTCGACTTCCACGCTGTCGTCGCCCCTGGGTGCCGCGACCGCCGGCGTGGCGGCCCTCGCCGGTGCTAACGCCAAGAACGTCTCCCCGccgccggtggcggcggcatgGCCGGGGGGAGCGGCCGGGGAGGAGGCCGCGGGGGTGGGGAAGGAGGAGTGGCAGCTCACGCCGCTTGACATAGGCCTTGGCGCCGGCGAAGCTTGGGACACTGCTGGAGCCGTTCTGTCCGACGCCGCGGCGCCGCCAGGGCTCGCCCCCGATCACACCTTCCTCCGGTGGATCATTGGCAGCGAGGACGCGTCCGCGGCCATGGGGGGCGTCATGGACCCGCCGGTCCTTGAGCTCGACCACGCCCCCTCCATGATGTTTCCAGCGTTCGGGCCCAATCTGTCGTTCGCGCCGGCCATGGAGGACACAAAACCGGCGCCTTTCGGCCACGCGCCAAACTTCCAGTTCCATCATCATCAGCACCATCCCCAGCCACACGCGGCGTTCTTCGGCTCGCACCCGTCCTTCGACGCGGCGCCGCCGCTGTCGAAGCAGCACCATCCGATGGCCGGCGCGCCGGCGCCAAAGCTGTCTTCTTTCCCTGGCCCCGTGGCTGCGGCGTGCGGATTCGTGTCCGCCCTGAAGCCCAAGCCGGAGGCAGCTCACGACGAGGCGGCCACTGCGGTGGACCAGCTCGCCCAGGCGGCCAAGCTTGCCGAGGCCGGCGACGCCTTCGGCGCCCGCGAGATATTGGCGCGGCTCAATTATCGGCTCCCCGCCGCTCCCACGGCCGGGACGCCACAGCTCCGCTCAGTCTTCTACTTCAAGGAGGCTTTGCGCCTTGCGCTATCCCCAACCGGCGAGGCCCCCGCGCCGCCGGCGTCCACGCCTTACGACGTGGTCCTCAAGCTCGGCGCGTACAAGGCCTTCTCCGAGGTCTCCCCTGTGCTCCAGTTCGCGCACCTCACCTGCGTGCAGGCGGTGATCGACGAGCTCGGTGGCGCCGGCTGCATCCACGTCCTCGACTTCGACATCGGCATGGGCGAGCAGTGGGCCTCGCTGATGCAAGAGCTCGCGCAGCGCCGCCCCGCGACGGCGCTCAAGGTCACCGCATTGGTGTCGCCAGCGTCGCACTACCCGCTCGAGCTGCAGCTCATCCACGAGAACCTTTCCGGCTTCGCCGACGAGCTCGGCGTCTTTTTTCAGTTCGCGGTCTTCAACATCGACACCCTAGACCCCGCGGAGCTGGTTGCCATTGCCAGTGGCGACGCCGTCGCCGTCCATCTTCCCGTCGGCTCGGCCCACGTGGCCGCAATGCCAGCCATCCTCCGCCTCGTCAAGCGGCTCGGCGCAAAGGTGGTCGTCTCCGTCGACCACGGCTGCGAGCGCACGGAGCTGCCCTTCGCTGCGCACCTGTTCCAGGCGTTCCAGTCCTGCGTGTCCCTTCTCGACTCCATCGACGCCGTGGGCGCGGACGCCGACACGGTCGCCAAGATCGGGCGGTTCCTGGTCCAGCCAGGCGTCGAGCAGCGCGTGCTCGGGCGTCACCGCGCGGGCATGGACAAGCCGCTGCCGTGGCGGGCCGTGTTCGCGTCGGCCGGGTTCGTGCCGGTGCAGGCCAGCACCTTCGCCGAGTCGCAGGCCGAGTCGCTCATCAAGAAGGTGCGCCTGATGGGGTTCCGCGTCGAGAAGCGCGGCGGCGCGCTCTGCCTCTACTGGCAGCGCGGCGAGCTCGTCTCCGTGTCGGCATGGCGGTGCTGACCACCGCCACGGCGTCGCCGTCCCGCCGAACGTGAATCTACCACCAGCCCGGTTTAGCTAGGACTAATGATCCTACTACAAGCAAAAAATATTTTCCCTGTCGTCGTTGTAATGGTCTGATCCGATCTGATCACCTGCTCATTAGTGTCCTAAATCGGAGTACGTTATCTGTCGCCTGGCTTGCAGCCGGTCGCTCTGCTCGGTTGATTAGCAGAGTGGATTGCGTTTAGTAGGTTGTAAAGGTAATTGTGGTGCAGTTAACCAGTGCATTCTACCACCCGTATTGCTACTCTATTGCTGTGAAATCAATGGTTATGGCGTTTGAAATGTTTGTTGCTGTCCACTGTATGCATCTGCAATTCTATTCCATTCCTTTTCAAACAGGAATTGCATTGTTTCACTCCAAACTAGCTAAAAACTTCGATTCAGCCCTTGATGATGAGATTCTTGGACACTGAATTACTGACACATTGGTGCTTTCTTCTTCACGGGCGCAGATACCTGGAAAAGGAGGCTCTGCACGAGAATGGCGAGCTGCGAGAATCCCCTGGCAATTGGACGATGGAGAACAATCTCCGACTCAGCAATGGCGAAACAGAAACAACGATCGGGAATAAAGCGGCCGTGCATGGGCGACCGCCGGAAGCAAGCATAAAGGCGGCAGGCAATTTTGTTCCTGAGTGGGATTCTGATTTGCACTCAGCTTTAGCTTCAGCTGAAGTGGCGGCGAGAGCTAAGATAGACTTCGGTTGCTTAGCTGGTTAAGCAAGCTGGCGATGGCTTCAGCAAGGTTCTGTCTGAGTCTCAGTGAACCTGCCTGTCTCAGTCTCAGTCACTGCCTGTACTATCTAGGATCACTAGGTTTACTGATCATGCTCCAGTAAAAATGCTTAAGTATCATTATTCTTGTGTTGGCTAGTATTGTTACTGAGCTGGATCACACTAGCACAGTATATGCAGAAGCTATGGTTCCATGGCAATATGGCATGGTTACTTTTGTCCGCAGCAATTACTATGGTCAGGGGCTCATGGgcaccttcctcttcctctagCCATTGTGTATGTACCGGACCACAGGCCGTGTCATGCTCAAAATGGACACTTGACAGCTTAACCAAACTAAGCTAGCTCTCAACCTGTTCctgcaaagaaagaaagaaagagaaagaaaccctgcaagaatattttttgttgaactgatAATCCATGATAATGTTGCTCATTGAAGGACATCTGTCGATGGAGCGGCACCCACAGCATTGCATTGTTTTTTGTCATGATGGAATTCCTCGCTGCAACATGAACCGAATCCCTGCCTGTTCTCTCCATCGTTGTGCCGGAGGGAGATGCAAAGACGGCAATCATGGTGTAAAGCGCCCGTGCTTTACCGAAATGGCGGCAAGCATCTCTCTTACCATCGGCAGCGTAACGCTGGGTGCTAATTCGAGTACCGAATTCGTCCACGTCGTGTCTCCGCTAACGACGAGGAATAAAACATGGCCCCCCTCTCTACTCTCTACTATTGTGGTCTGCAGGAATATTGAATTGAGCAGAGAAAGTGGACCTCATGATTTGAAGAGTATAAGCGCAAGCAAATTGTAGGTTCAAGGAGATGTTGCTCCTAAAATCTTATACTTCCAACTGGTTAGGATTCTAACAAAGCATCCAAATACTGTCTGCTTTCGTAGTTACACTGAAACGAATAGTTCCTGAGAGAATTGCGCTGTTTCATGGAAAGTTTCTGGCCTTTAGCTTCCGGGGTTCGAAACAGCCGCATGGAGAACAACATATTGCAAGGGCATGAATAATATTAGATGCTTATGGATTATCTTAAGCAAAGAGAATGCTAAATacctatataaaaaataaaattttcaatACAATAAAGattatagatttttaaataGAATTAATATAAATAATGGTATTTAAGTAAACACTTTACTTTCGCTTAAACATATGTGCGTCTCATCTGAGCACCCTGTACGTGCTCTAGTGCAGACAGAAAGATCTCACCGGCCCTTGCAGGACCCAACCAAGAGAGTATGGAACCGGAACATGTGGGCCATGGAGAAATTTAGATGCATATTTAATGCCAGTGTTGTCTGTCCTTCACAGCTCACAGTCACTGCTCagcagctcagctcagctcagctcaggcCTGTTCTGTTTGCCTGCTCTGCTTCCATGCAGTGAAGTGAACCTGTTGACCACACACAGCCACGGGCCCGGGCCCCACCCACGCCACGCTGCCAGCATCgagcggtgaggtgaggtgaggacCTGTCGATCCGATGGTCCAATCCGTGGGCGGGGAGGCGCCACCAGATGGCATGTGGGTCCCTCTCTCCAGCCCCTTGTACCGCCTTGCACAAACAGGTGGACGGCCCTGATCTCATCTCCCCGGGGCATGTAGTTTACTCGAGAGATTGTATTATATGCCATTGAATAATAACTGATTCTAAGATTATCATCAGATAGCTCTAATTTCTTATATGCTATTAAATAGTAAGTTTTCTTTCTCATATGTCATTCCTACTGTTAGATGCTatcaattttgaaattttttaagattGCGCTTGACTACACGTACAACAGAGAAAGAAAAGTCGATTCAAGCTGGACAACTCATGTTCGCTTCGTTCCTACAAAACTCATCACTATGGCCTCTCGAACCCATAAACCCTAGATTAACAAATCCTCGTGCAATCGCCCGACGTCCACAACGCCATTGGGATGAAGTGGGAGCTCGAAGCCACTGAGAATGCGGCCCTCCTCGAGCCGCTCCCTACGCTATAGATGCGGATTTCGGTTAGGCGGTGGATGTGGATTCACTGTTTCATGAATTTGCAGGATAAATAAAAAGGAGATTTGTACTTTAACTCAAGCTATCGGTGTTGCTGCTGCTACTTCAACTCAACAAGATGGTGCCTCCATGGCTATTGTTGAGGCTGCCACACCACCCTTGGCAGGTGAGAGAGAAAACTTATAACGGTATCACTAGATAGTTCATCTGTGGggactaaagaaaaaaaaaagaagaagaagactagTTGTCTGATTCGTGTGATTttattttgtgttattttgCAAAGGTGCAAATGGAAACTCTGAATGTGATTACTTCGTTGTTTTCTATACATATCACTGAGGTATAATCCTATTTAATGCTAAAATGGCTGCAGCTAATGGCATAAGTGAAAAGGGTATAATAGTCTTTTTATCTCGTCTAATAGAGAGAAACAGCAGACTAACGGTGATGATGTCATATGAGAAAGAAAACTTGCTATTCAATAACATAGAAGTAAACTGGAGTTAGTCGATGAAAAATCTTAGAACCAATTGCTATTCGATAGTGTAGGAATCGATAACGTTCTAAGAGTGAGTTGAATTAGGACATATAAAACTAATCGACTcgaaaaactttacaagataaagctatatcaatttctatctaaatatgctttagatttatctagtgtgcctaTTCTACCGATCAAAAGGATTCATAACCTATAGCTAATCCTAGCAAATTACTCTAGGAAGTTAAAACATGCAAAGATAGattacaagtatataaatgcagaaacataaagaTGGTAAAGAGAGTAAACTTGGCATAATGAATTTTTATCCTATGATATTGATGGTATAAATGCtactcctagtccacgttgaagcaACCACCTATGTTATTATTCTCGAAcagcacccggtcacgacccttgagccacctagacctcaagtaggttgagctatcaagtcacaaaggcaaagcctcaccacaagcctctctttcggtcacttgtcaccGTCTTCGCTTtagagcttgagtcaccaaggtaaGGATCTCCACGTCCACATACAAGAGTCATATCACTGCTCCACATAAAATCGAAGGGTCCACAAGCATGaaccaccaaggctcacggtacCGGCAAGTCACTAAAACTCTAAGCTGTCAGCGCATCACTTGTTACAATGTatgatcactcattgatcctcTCTTCTAggtagcaacaactctctctaaacctattagcactaatcacccCTTACtattgtgcttaattgtctttaATAATCACTTTTTGTACTTTGatagcttgaatgtcttctcaaatatTCATGAGCTTCCGTGTACTCAGCACACTCAAATAACTAACTggagggtatttataacctcaaaccctCAAACCAGCCATTGCTCTaacagttaaaaaaaaaagattgtaaACACTAGATGATTCGGTATCAATAGCAGTATAAATACTGGACCATTCAATGTGTATAGCagcaaaaactagctgttaactagccgttagaaccgcactcaaactcattttaaacatcggatgttctggtgtaactttaaactccatcaccggactatctggtgtgtatacttAAGCCAACTAAGCTACTATTGTTCGGCATGTAGactctctgatcaccggaccatccggtgtatacaatAACATTAGACAAGCTGTTGcaacatctcctaaaaaatgCTTCGACGTGTTTATCACTTCAACGTCGAATTATCCGGTGTGTTCTTTAATTTTCTCTTTCGAGCCAAAAATACTCCAGCATGTATACTTTACTGAGCAttagaccatccagtgagtataatCTTTTCTGAACTCGTCTAATTCAAATTTTCTTAAGTTCCGCTTTGATGGCTTCTTCGTATATTATATTTATGGGacttactaaaatatatacttaatctcattaactatattgttattaatcatcaaaattatatacataaaaaaaacatattagcTACAGATGATATACAGTAGAATTTCTTTTTATTCAAGCATCGCCTGCATCAACTCAGGCATATGCTCCAACATTTGGCGTTTGCCATGGCTAGATCTGGTTTGATTTTCGTCTGTTTTTTTAATACATCAATTAAAATATTACCAGACAAAGGCCGCAGAAATTTCATAGGAAACTTCATATCAAGCACGGATTAAAATAATTCTCATATTCAAAACAGGGCAGAGCCAGCCTCGAAACTCCAGAGCTCTCATTTGTCACGGCTAGATCTGGTTTGATTTTcctttgttcttttattttacaTCAATTAAAATGTGAATGAGCTTAAACAAATTTTTCGCTGCCATTTTATTCGCAAGTGTCACCAGACGAAGGCCACAGAAATTTCATAGGAAACTTCATATCAAGCacggattaaaaaaaaaaactcccgcGTTCCAAACGGAAAGGGAGCAGAAGCAGCCTCGAAACTTTAaacaaatgtgagctctcgATCGAGGGCACGCCACACCCGACTCCCATGTGTGGTCTCCTCCTAACATGTCGAGCTGCGTAGCAACAGCCATGCAAGAACGCATGTGGCTTGCATCATTGGCCCATGGCGTgttgcttcctcttcctctcctcacCCTGTTACTGTtagcctcctcttcctctcctcgtCAGGCCAACCAAACCTCACATGCACCGTGCACGTTCCCACGTAGCAGAGGCCAAATGTTTCCATCCGGTAATGGAGGCACGACGAGCGTGCTCGAGCTGCCGGTTTTAGCCACGCCGTTCCGGCATTTCCCCGTCTCACCGACCAGCACGCTACAGCAACAAGGGAAAGCCAGTCAGCCGTGGATGAACGGAGCACGTGCGAGCACAACCGTTAGCGACGGGCATAGGGATGACGTTTACTCAGAGTTAAATACTCTAATAGGATCAGATATGATCCAAATTTAGTACTACAAACATATTTATGTGCGAAAAATACTGTCCGACTGATATACAAACATGAAAATAGGTAAACATACATGTACATTATGTCATCCGATCACTCGTCTAATCCAGCACCTTGCCGCCACCCCTAATTCCAATCCCTAATCCCATTCTCAGTTCTCCCCGATCCCCTTCTTAGAGACTTAAATCTATCCACCGCCACCCCCAACTTCCAGCCCTCCATTAGCCAGAGGTATGCCCATACACGATAAGTTTGTTGCCTACTCTTCGCCCACGAATATTCGCAAATGTATCCATAGACAAACTAGAACTAGTGGGTACGAGTATGAGCGATCACTACTCGTAACCGTTATACCAATTGGCATCCCTACACGAAGCACGATGCAGTGGGGAGGAATTACTGAACTGAGACTGGACTTGCGATGTACTCAGGACAGGCACATCAAGCGCAGCAGCCCAGCGGCGGCCACTGGTATGGACGTGTCGCTTTTACCAAAGCAGAAAGCACGCTGAGCTGCAGGAACAGATCAGGTTAACATCACGGTGTCCAGGCCCAGGCCCAGGCTCCGCCGTGTGGCTGACGGGTGGGCCGGCGACGTTGATCCGCTGGTGCTGCACAAGTACCCGTGACACACGGGACGGCGAGGCCGGCAGCGTGCGTCCAAGCTCTGGAGAAACCGTCCGTCTCGACCATGCTCCCAGTCCAGGCCAAACTGCCATTCCGTGCAACGACTGCAGACGGCACACCAGGGACCAGTCGATGAGTCGAGCTCGTTCCTCTGGCTCTTGGCACTGCATCCTCTCATCACTCATCAGTGTGACAAGTAGCCTGCAAGGTAGTCAGTAGTTACAGGGATGTAAGCAGTTACAGACTTACAGTTGAGAGAAATGGTTCATTCAAACTTCAAAGTGAGCAAATAAGGCCAAGATCCAGTTTCAGAAATTCTGCATCTTTCCTCAAACGTACCTTAGTGCCATAGGTGTACCATTTAGATTTTCGAACGAGGGAGTCAGTGAATAATTCCTCAGCCATCCAAATTGCTGGCAATAAAAAAACATGCTATAAGTGAGCAAGGCGCCATGGACAAGCATGCGCTTTATTCCCCCATCTAACATCTTGAACCCGTTTAGTCCGAGCTCCATTTCACACTGCCAACCCGTTAAAGCGCCACGAATCAATGACAACAGGGAGCAGATTATTAATGGTAAGCAGGATTTGAAGTTTCAGAGGCAGGGAATCAGAAGCCACTAGACAGGAAGAAAGGCCTCCAGATCTCGTTCATACTGGTTCAGATTTCATTTTGGAGACCAAACAGGAAATGCAACCAGTGGTGACCAGTGAGTAGAAGTAGCACATTGTGATTCTGGGGGAGGCTCTAATCGACGtaccctccctccctcccttggAAAGAGCCAAAGATACGCAACTTTTAAGAGCCAaaccaaaaggaaaagaaaagggaggtGGGGTGGCCGGGTGGGGATGGGAGATGAAGCAAACAGATGGATGTGTCATGGTGAAGCTGCCTCGGATAGTGGGATTCGGTGCCAACTACAAGGTTGATGCATGGGGTCACTCAATGCATCGGCCAGCTTTTGTATCCTCTTTTCTCTAAGATAGTGTTTCTGATGAGGAAAAGATAGTGTAGGGCTGTGAAGCCCTCACTACAGCTAGGAGTAATAGCCTAGCATTATCCGTACGTGCAACGCCTATGAGTTgagcttgcagagaaggaaaaGTAGTGAAGGAGGTAACCAGGAAAGAACAAtggagtagtttttttttatctacttttcatataaaaaagaggaagaaggaaaggatgaacaggATGATGCAtgcatctacctatttttcTAAGCAATCTTTTCCATGCCCTACTATAGCATTATGGTAACAGCTAAAGTCCTTACAGTAAGCAGCTATTTCAGGAGCTCTCAGGTTGAACAATGAATGACATTTGCTACTATTAGCtgtataaaaaaagaaaagaaatcctTAACGAACATTTGACATTTATCTGTATGAAGTgctaaaagaataaaaaaaatagtggtaAATGGTGCATATTTGCAATTCCAACCATATCCTCTTCTCTCGACATGACTATAACAGCTATGCTACTACTGAAAGCAGTTAACTAAGTCACAAGAAAATCGAATTTAATAGTTGAGCTGCCAAACAGGGTGAAAAGGAGAAGCTGGCCCATTTTTTGCAATAAAGAACCAAGTTCAACTTTAGAGACCTTTCTCTAAGAATAGTATAATTGGGAAGTAATAGGACAcatcatttttttaattagCCAATCCCCTGCTCCCTAAATGAAAATCAAGTCACTGTGGGTATTCAATGTATTACACAAGATATCACGAATCAGTTCTTTGAAGGTGATGGAATTATGCTTTCAAGCAACATGTCATTCATCTGACGTTATGGTCATGGCATGGCATAAATAATGGCAACATGGTTCAATGGATGATCTTATTAGGTCAACAGCAGATTCTAAATTTGTGCTGAAGAATTGCATCCACACAAGTTATTTTCAGGAACTATTTGAGTCAACATGAAGTCATGCACAAGAAAATATACGCCAAAAAAATGCCCAGAAATCCTAGGTCAAGTTGGTCAATGGCGAAGCCACAGCATGGCTGGAGGGGGCCTGGCACCCCCAACGATGTTGCCATCCAGCTAATGAAGTGCTAATCAGCATGTGTTAACTGCAGTTCAGTCTAATTCCTAGTCTAATTGGCCCCCTTCATGTCTAATTGGCCCCTCCCATGTCTAATTCCTGGCTTCATCCCTGAAGTTGGCAATAACATTACCAATCCACCAGACAGAATTGTTTGTTCAGAAGAAACAATGGAAGTGTAAGATCGCATGCACTACTAAGCAACAGATGTCCAAAAGAATCAATCACTTGCCTTGGTCAGTTCAACCGATAGCTGCATTACGAAATTAGAATCCAAATTGTAGAGAGCACTTTAGGCCCCTTTTCCCTCAACCGACAAAATGTAGGTGTATGCTCTGCATAATACTTGACTATACAAACTTGAGCTTCAATATACCTAAGAAAACTTTTTTAAGGGAAGACATGCAGAACCTTCGTTAAATGCTACTAAATTCATGCTACAAAACAAGAATATTGTTGCCGATCAATCTCAAGGGAAGAAACTATCTTGACATATGCAAAAAAATCCTTTCAAAAAGATATGTGCAAAAGGAGCCAACATGAAAAATCATTAGTGTACAAGGAAATCAAAGATATTGCTCTCACTTCTCAGAGCCTTCCTTGCTAACAGACTTCTGAGCCAGCAACGCTCATGCAGTATGCTTTTCACAAGAATATCATGTCTTCATCAAACATGCAAAATTTGTTTCTAATACTACATACTTTTTGCCACTTGCCTACCACTAAATTGACAAAAGAATTGACGTTATGATAATATTTAGTATGAAATTTCTATAAAGCAGGAATATATCTCTAGAAATTGGCTAATGCGTCAATGTCGAACA
Coding sequences:
- the LOC133903851 gene encoding scarecrow-like protein 6, which produces MRGMPFAGSARQGDAGTLLLLQQQQGLTAGKVSGTGGLWEPTSVLDHRHSPSPSPPTSTSTLSSPLGAATAGVAALAGANAKNVSPPPVAAAWPGGAAGEEAAGVGKEEWQLTPLDIGLGAGEAWDTAGAVLSDAAAPPGLAPDHTFLRWIIGSEDASAAMGGVMDPPVLELDHAPSMMFPAFGPNLSFAPAMEDTKPAPFGHAPNFQFHHHQHHPQPHAAFFGSHPSFDAAPPLSKQHHPMAGAPAPKLSSFPGPVAAACGFVSALKPKPEAAHDEAATAVDQLAQAAKLAEAGDAFGAREILARLNYRLPAAPTAGTPQLRSVFYFKEALRLALSPTGEAPAPPASTPYDVVLKLGAYKAFSEVSPVLQFAHLTCVQAVIDELGGAGCIHVLDFDIGMGEQWASLMQELAQRRPATALKVTALVSPASHYPLELQLIHENLSGFADELGVFFQFAVFNIDTLDPAELVAIASGDAVAVHLPVGSAHVAAMPAILRLVKRLGAKVVVSVDHGCERTELPFAAHLFQAFQSCVSLLDSIDAVGADADTVAKIGRFLVQPGVEQRVLGRHRAGMDKPLPWRAVFASAGFVPVQASTFAESQAESLIKKVRLMGFRVEKRGGALCLYWQRGELVSVSAWRC
- the LOC133903564 gene encoding uncharacterized protein LOC133903564 is translated as MELGLNGFKMLDGGIKRMLVHGALLTYSMFFYCQQFGWLRNYSLTPSFENLNGTPMALRLLVTLMSDERMQCQEPEERARLIDWSLVCRLQSLHGMAVWPGLGAWSRRTVSPELGRTLPASPSRVSRVLVQHQRINVAGPPVSHTAEPGPGPGHRDVNLICSCSSACFLLW